A region from the Salvia miltiorrhiza cultivar Shanhuang (shh) unplaced genomic scaffold, IMPLAD_Smil_shh fragScaff_scaffold_61, whole genome shotgun sequence genome encodes:
- the LOC131003040 gene encoding protein RADIALIS-like 3, which yields MASSSMARGSSSSSWTAKQNKQFEEALVTYDKDTPQRWHNIARACGKTVEEVRSYYEALEKDISNIETDRVPIPNYTPISTTRGYANDHRLVMKNLKLQ from the coding sequence atggCATCGAGCTCGATGGCACGAgggtcgtcgtcgtcgtcgtggACGGCTAAGCAGAACAAGCAATTTGAGGAGGCATTGGTGACGTACGACAAGGATACACCCCAGCGGTGGCATAACATTGCAAGAGCATGTGGGAAAACGGTGGAGGAAGTGAGGAGCTACTATGAGGCCTTAGAGAAAGACATCAGCAACATTGAAACTGATCGAGTACCTATACCTAATTACACTCCCATCTCCACTACAAGAGGATACGCCAATGACCACAG